A region of Argentina anserina chromosome 5, drPotAnse1.1, whole genome shotgun sequence DNA encodes the following proteins:
- the LOC126794910 gene encoding RING-H2 finger protein ATL34-like, giving the protein MRFFGFKYGVLWMVVSLLLSHQITAQNTTQIAAPSSSGPKFDIKMAVVMIVLVVVFFILGFLSVYTRQCAQTRLGGRADLARERMMARGLDPAVIESFPAFLFSDVKGLHLGKDSLQCAVCLNDFQDDETLRLIPVCDHVFHPDCIDTWLISHSTCPVCRAYLEPKPGEEPYSALMELIDQEASRLEAEEAAAGPKLPRDESVRVVEDQIKQEEETPKINLINVNDPANQRLPPRSRSTGFGPRSRSTGFGPPRSGSTGRQFARMLFPRSQSTGHNLLVQPGENTEKFTLRLPEEVRARLMNMALTRAKSTSVFPRAGSVRQGYRSGSVRGERNGLDRFEGSSRSNRWGFSMMPPFLSRSVRQQPVVDSDVATQSAVAAPGSNKSPERVVIVVDEERSTNALQQKG; this is encoded by the coding sequence atgagatttttCGGTTTCAAGTATGGGGTACTCTGGATGGTCGtctccctcctcctctccCACCAGATCACCGCCCAGAATACAACCCAGATCGCAGCGCCGTCTTCTTCTGGGCCAAAGTTTGATATCAAGATGGCGGTCGTCATGATCGTACTCGTGGTCGTGTTCTTCATCTTGGGGTTTCTCTCCGTCTACACCCGCCAATGCGCTCAGACAAGACTCGGCGGACGCGCCGACCTCGCGCGTGAGCGAATGATGGCCCGCGGGCTCGACCCCGCCGTCATCGAGAGTTTTCCCGCCTTCCTGTTCTCCGACGTGAAGGGGCTCCATCTCGGAAAAGACTCTCTTCAATGCGCTGTGTGCTTGAACGACTTCCAGGACGACGAAACGCTGCGTTTAATCCCCGTTTGCGACCATGTCTTCCACCCGGACTGCATCGACACGTGGCTGATTTCCCACTCGACCTGCCCGGTCTGCCGTGCCTACCTGGAACCAAAGCCCGGAGAAGAGCCGTACAGCGCTCTTATGGAGCTCATCGATCAGGAGGCGAGTCGACTCGAAGCGGAGGAGGCTGCTGCCGGCCCCAAGCTTCCCCGAGATGAGTCGGTTCGTGTTGTTGAGGATCAGATTAAACAGGAAGAAGAAACTCCCAAGATTAATTTGATCAACGTTAATGATCCGGCCAATCAAAGGCTTCCACCAAGGTCGAGGTCGACCGGGTTTGGGCCGAGGTCAAGGTCCACAGGCTTCGGGCCTCCGAGGTCGGGGTCCACCGGGCGGCAATTCGCGCGGATGTTATTTCCGCGGTCGCAGTCCACGGGCCATAATTTGTTGGTCCAGCCCGGTGAGAACACCGAGAAGTTTACGCTACGACTCCCGGAGGAGGTACGAGCTAGGTTGATGAACATGGCCCTGACACGTGCCAAGAGTACTAGTGTGTTTCCGAGGGCGGGGAGCGTCAGGCAAGGTTATAGAAGTGGAAGTGTACGTGGAGAGAGGAATGGTTTGGACCGGTTTGAAGGCAGTTCTCGGTCGAACCGGTGGGGTTTCTCAATGATGCCGCCTTTTCTGTCTCGGTCGGTTAGGCAACAACCCGTGGTCGATAGTGATGTGGCAACTCAATCAGCGGTTGCTGCGCCGGGGTCAAATAAGTCACCGGAAAGAGTTGTTATTGTGGTCGACGAAGAACGGTCGACCAATGCATTGCAACAGAAAGGTTAA